A DNA window from Ostrea edulis chromosome 5, xbOstEdul1.1, whole genome shotgun sequence contains the following coding sequences:
- the LOC125651135 gene encoding uncharacterized protein LOC125651135 translates to MAFVDLENALDRVPWNAIWWALRVEEWIVCLVQGMYTNARSCVCVGNGYSEEFAVKVRVHQGSVLSLLLFIVVLEVLSCEIRAGVSWEDLYTLVIINDSLDECVKRLLTWKEAMERKGPRVNACKTKFMICGTGLDQLHDSGNFPGAVFRTGVGSSSIFCNGCKHRFHKKCSGLKYLFEDPDFRCLRCQRTTGPLDGKPQ, encoded by the coding sequence ATGGCGTTTGTCGACCTTGAGAATGCACTTGATCGTGTTCCTTGGAATGCGATCTGGTGGGCACTTCGTGTGGAAGAGTGGATTGTGTGCCTGGTGCAAGGGATGTATACCAATGCTCGAAGCTGTGTCTGCGTTGGTAACGGCTACAGTGAGGAATTTGCAGTGAAGGTCAGAGTCCATCAGGGGTCAGTACTCAGCCTTCTGCTCTTCATCGTCGTGCTCGAGGTTCTTTCATGCGAAATCCGCGCCGGTGTTTCCTGGGAGGATCTGTATACCCTGGTTATCATTAATGACTCATTGGATGAATGTGTCAAGAGGCTCCTGACTTGGAAAGAAGCTATGGAAAGGAAAGGACCGAGAGTGAATGCATGCAAAACCAAGTTCATGATCTGCGGTACGGGTCTTGACCAACTTCATGACTCAGGCAACTTCCCAGGTGCTGTCTTTCGAACAGGTGTAGGCAGCAGCAGTATTTTCTGCAATGGCTGCAAACACCGGTTTCACAAGAAATGCAGTGGGCTCAAGTACCTGTTTGAGGACCCTGACTTTAGGTGCTTAAGATGCCAGAGAACGACTGGCCCTCTTGACGGCAAACCACAGTGA